The nucleotide sequence ACTCCGACCGGTACGAGCAGCTACGGGTCGGCCAGGACCGGGCCGAGCTGCGCGACCTGCTGCCGGACCGGCAGGTCGAAGCGCCGCCCGACGCCGGCCGGTCGGTGCCGAGCGGCGCCAGCTGCGAGTTCTACTCCGACGGGGCCTTCCCGTCCCGCGAGGCGGTCTACCAGGTCTGTTTCCTGCACGGTCGGCTGGTGCTCAAGGACCATCTCGGCGACTGACCCGGCCGAGCCAGACCGACAGTTATCGAGAGGAGTGCCGTGATCCCCGTCCTGCTGGCCGACGACGAGGCGATGATCCGGGCCGGGGTCCGGGCGATCCTCGCCGCCGACCCGGAGATCGAGGTGGTGGCCGAGGCTGCCGACGGGCGCGACGCGGTCGAACTGGTCCGGGCCCACCGGCCCCGGGTGGCGCTGCTGGACATCCGGATGCCCCGGCTCGACGGGCTGGCCGCCGGGGTGGAGATCCGCCGGCTGGTCCCGGAGACCGGGGTGGTCATGCTGACCACGTTCGGCGAGGACGACTACATCGCCCGGGCGCTCGGCGAGGGGATGAGCGGGTTCCTGCTCAAGTCCGGCGACCCCCGGGAGCTGATCGCCGGGGTGCGGGCCGTGGCGGACGGTGCGGCGTACCTGTCGCCGGAGGTGGCGCGGCGGGTGATCGAGCTCGGCGGCGGGCTGCTGGCCCGGGCACCGGCCGCCCGGGAGCGGATCGAGGGGCTCACCGAGCGGGAACGGGAGGTGCTGGCGCTAGTCGGTGCCGGGCTCTCCAACGCCGAGATCGGCCGGCGGCTGTTCCTGGTCGAGGGAACGGTGAAGAGCTATCTGAGCAGCATCTTCACCCGGCTCGGGGTACGCAACCGGGTGCAGGCGGCGATCATCGCGTACGAGGCGGGCCTGACGGGCTGAGCCGTCCGGGCGGGGCGCCCGGCGAGCGCCCCGCCCGGTTCAGGCGTCCCGGCGGCGCAGCACGGCGAGCCCGGCCAGCAGGGCCGCGACCGCCCAGCAGGCGACGAGCACCAGGCCGACGGCCGACGGATAGGCATCGGTCTCGCCGCGCAGGAAGTGCAGCCCGGCGCTGCCGGGCAGCGCGTCGGCGATCGCGTTGAGTGCTCCGATGTCCGGCAGTCGCAGCGTGGCCGGCACGATCGCGAGCAGCAGGAAGACCGTCACGAGGGTGCCGACCGCGCTGCGCAGCGCGGCGCCGAGGCCGAGGGTGAAGAGGCTGATCAGCGCCAGGTACCCGGCCAGCCCGAGGCTGTCCGGTCCGGGGCACAGGACCGGAAAGACCTCCCGCAACGGGTGCCGGAAGCTCCGGTAGGGCCGGCCGTCGATCAGGGCGGTACCCGAGTCGGGGCGGTCCAGGCCGAGGGTCATCCGGATCGTGGTGGACTTGCCGGCGCCGTTCGGCCCGAGGAAGCCGGTGACCCGACCTGGCATGATCGATAGCGTGAGCCGGTCGACGGCTGTGGTCGCGCCGAAGCGCTTGGTCAGTTCGGTTAACGTGATCATGGATCCTTCCGGTGTTCGCAGCAGCTCCGCAGCGAGGCTAGGAATCCGGACGGCGGTCACACAGCGGACGATGGATGGCCGGTGGGGCCGACTTTGGTCGGGAATGCCGGCTGGTGCTCCGGGCCGGGCGGCGACGTAGGCTGGGTGCCGTCCGGACAGCCGTCGGCGCTGGAGGTCTTCGTCATGCAGCACGTCGAGGCGGGTTCCTCGATGCCGGAAACGGGCCGCGCTGTCGGCTCCGTGCGGTGGTACCCGCAGGTGCTCACCCTGGCCGTAGTGATCGTGCTGGTGGACCAGGTCACCAAATACCTGGCCGTGGCCGCACTCTCCGACGGCGGTGTCGTACCGGTCCTCGGCGACC is from Micromonospora sp. WMMD1102 and encodes:
- a CDS encoding response regulator transcription factor, giving the protein MIPVLLADDEAMIRAGVRAILAADPEIEVVAEAADGRDAVELVRAHRPRVALLDIRMPRLDGLAAGVEIRRLVPETGVVMLTTFGEDDYIARALGEGMSGFLLKSGDPRELIAGVRAVADGAAYLSPEVARRVIELGGGLLARAPAARERIEGLTEREREVLALVGAGLSNAEIGRRLFLVEGTVKSYLSSIFTRLGVRNRVQAAIIAYEAGLTG
- a CDS encoding ATP-binding cassette domain-containing protein translates to MITLTELTKRFGATTAVDRLTLSIMPGRVTGFLGPNGAGKSTTIRMTLGLDRPDSGTALIDGRPYRSFRHPLREVFPVLCPGPDSLGLAGYLALISLFTLGLGAALRSAVGTLVTVFLLLAIVPATLRLPDIGALNAIADALPGSAGLHFLRGETDAYPSAVGLVLVACWAVAALLAGLAVLRRRDA